One Gossypium hirsutum isolate 1008001.06 chromosome A11, Gossypium_hirsutum_v2.1, whole genome shotgun sequence genomic window carries:
- the LOC121209408 gene encoding ubiquitin carboxyl-terminal hydrolase 15 isoform X1 has translation MLEPREADIPALFLVLVVLPLVAYFLLGKWSEASKKQEQISLLAQLAAEEALRAETMAAASVIPLVPSSKNGLHACAWCFGPATTRCSRCKAVKYCSGRCQIIHWRQVHKQECLQLESTSSSSSPSVASFGESALLGDNVNSQFFGDCSMVDSSQVHLADMRSTEKRIPRKSNKDMLQREDATIFDSCEETSRTRASSSASNNISSKEAFIRHKLRTSGFVESQEGMLRPQNANGSTMHPRRQNASTVMHENHKHRSQCGNKSEPKSNYKFFCPPYSAKDGLSACEAENALFQSSENLVNRENGYSGESVELDCSGMTAVKECTKARSSVHSLGPKISKSPKLAAKVPGEQLCPEMGRKGQIPNELKVSGMTGAIPAQGTNGAASSGIMEMMGLKKSTKPARSSFSALCGERRKKIKMLFPYEEFVKFFQCEAFDLSPRGLLNIGNSCYANAVLQCLTFTKPLSIYLLRQSHSRACYGKDWCLMCELEQHVMLLRESGGPLSSSRILSHIRSINCQMGDGSQEDAHEFLRLLVASMQSICLERLGGEHKVDPRLQETTYIQHTFGGRLRSKVKCLRCFHESERHENIMDLTLEIYGWVESLEDALTQFTTPEDLDGENMYRCGRCAGYVRARKQLCIDEAPNILTIVLKRFQEGKYGKINKCITFPDMLDMVPFMTGTGDIPPLYMLYAVVVHLDTLNASFSGHYVSYVKDLRGNWFRIDDTEVRPVSMSQVMSEGAYILFYMRSCPRIQREFTEKSIRKQVPTRHLVSKTEEPSRAAQSKSGSCSVGPKSDFSPRTAASCYNRNGNDILRQSTNGNIAEPINMEFSDATSSDWSLFTSSDEASFTTESARDSFSTVDYADASNGDTFSIFNNLSTPESSSYNTVSCRMFSTSRPYTRFALEETGYVYDSYSSMQPEFRFHENLEQVSDSLSEFSLASDYGLFVKYGNNPKNSLDRTANYEPY, from the exons ATGCTCGAGCCAAGGGAAGCTGATATACCTGCGTTGTTTCTGGTCTTGGTGGTGCTTCCTCTTGTTGCTTACTTCTTACTCGGGAAATGGAGTGAGGCTTCAAAGAAACAAGAACAGATAAGTTTACTTGCTCAGCTTGCCGCTGAAGAAGCTCTTAGAGCTGAAACAATGGCTGCTGCCAGTGTTATTCCGCTTGTTCCTTCTTCAAAGAATGGATTACATGCTTGTGCCTGGTGCTTTGGTCCTGCGACAACTCGCTGCTCGAGATGCAAGGCTGTCAAATATTG TTCTGGGAGGTGCCAGATTATTCATTGGAGGCAAGTACATAAGCAAGAGTGCCTGCAGTTAGAGAGTACAAGCTCAAGTTCATCTCCCAGTGTTGCCTCGTTTGGAGAATCTGCACTACTCGGTGACAACGTGAATTCACAGTTCTTTGG GGATTGTTCTATGGTTGATTCCTCTCAAGTCCATCTGGCTGATATGAGAAGTACAGAGAAGAGAATTCCTCGTAAATCCAACAAAGACATGTTGCAAAGAGAGGATGCAACTATATTTGATTCTTGTGAGGAAACCTCAAGGACTAGAGCTAGTAGTTCGGCATCTAATAATATTTCTTCGAAAGAGGCTTTTATAAGGCATAAG TTGAGAACTAGTGGATTTGTTGAATCACAAGAGGGTATGTTAAGGCCACAAAATGCCAATGGCTCAACTATGCATCCTCGGAGACAAAATGCAAGTAcggtcatgcatgagaatcaTAAACATCGAAGCCAATGCGGAAATAAGTCTGAACCAAAAAGCAACTATAAATTTTTCTGCCCACCATATTCTGCAAAAGATGGTCTGAGTGCATGTGAAGCTGAAAATGCCTTATTCCAGAGTTCAGAGAATTTAGTCAATCGGGAAAATGGTTATAGTGGTGAATCAGTAGAATTAGACTGTTCTGGGATGACAGCCGTGAAGGAATGCACAAAAGCTAGAAGTTCGGTGCATTCCTTAGGACCCAAAATCTCTAAATCACCTAAATTAGCAGCGAAAGTGCCCGGAGAACAATTATGTCCGGAAATGGGGAGGAAGGGACAAATTCCAAATGAATTAA AAGTTTCGGGAATGACGGGTGCCATTCCAGCACAAGGAACCAATGGGGCAGCTAGCAGCGGAATTATGGAGATGATGGGTTTAAAGAAGTCAACAAAGCCTGCCAGGAGCAGTTTTTCTGCGCTTTGTGGCGAGAGACGGAAGAAAATAAAG ATGCTGTTTCCTTATGaagaatttgtaaaatttttccAGTGTGAAGCCTTTGACTTATCACCGAGGGGACTTCTAAATATAGGGAACAG TTGTTATGCCAATGCTGTTCTGCAGTGTTTAACCTTCACAAAGCCTCTCAGCATCTATTTGCTGCGTCAATCACATTCAAGAGCct GTTATGGGAAAGATTGGTGTCTTATGTGTGAGCTTGAACAACATGTGATGTTGTTAAGAGAGAGTGGGGGTCCCTTGTCTTCTAGTAGGATCCTTTCGCACATCCGAAGTATTAATTGTCAGATGGGTGATGGAAGCCAGGAAGATGCACATGAGTTCTTGAG ACTCCTGGTTGCTTCAATGCAATCCATATGCTTGGAGAGATTAGGTGGGGAACACAAGGTTGACCCGAGGTTGCAAGAGACGACATATATACAACATACTTTTGGTGGGCGTCTTCGATCAAAG GTAAAATGTCTACGATGTTTTCATGAGTCGGAAAGACATGAAAACATTATGGATCTTACTTTAGAGATATATGGTTGGGTTGAATCATTGGAAGATGCACTAACTCAGTTTACGACACCCGAAGATTTGGATGGCGAAAACATGTACCGGTGTGGAAG GTGTGCCGGTTATGTTCGGGCTCGTAAGCAGTTGTGCATAGATGAGGCTCCTAATATACTGACAATTGTCTTAAAGCGGTTTCAG GAGGGAAAATATGGGAAAATAAACAAGTGTATCACTTTCCCCGACATGCTCGACATGGTTCCTTTTATGACAGGAACAGGTGACATCCCCCCACTTTACATGCTTTATGCTGTCGTGGTGCATTTGGATACCCTGAATGCATCTTTTTCCGGACATTATGTGTCATATGTAAAAGATTTGCGAGGCAACTGGTTCAGGATAGATGATACAGAG GTACGTCCAGTCTCAATGAGCCAGGTGATGTCTGAGGGCGCATACATCTTATTTTACATGAG GTCATGTCCTCGTATTCAAAGAGAATTCACTGAAAAGAGCATACGGAAGCAAGTTCCTACTAGGCACCTTGTATCAAAAACGGAGGAGCCTTCACGAGCAGCACAAAGTAAATCTGGCAGCTGCTCTGTTGGCCCCAAGTCAGATTTCAGTCCCAGAACTGCTGCCAGTTGTTACAACCGCAATGGTAATGACATTCTTAGGCAGAGCACAAATGGTAACATTGCTGAACCTATTAACATGGAGTTCTCGGATGCTACATCAAGTGATTGGTCCCTTTTCACAAGCTCAGACGAGGCATCTTTCACAACGGAGAGTGCTAGAGACTCATTCAGTACCGTAGATTATGCCGATGCAAGCAATGGAGATACGTTCTCAATCTTCAATAACTTATCAACACCGGAATCCTCCTCGTACAACACGGTTTCTTGTAGAATGTTTTCTACTAGTAGACCCTATACTCGATTTGCGTTAGAGGAGACAGGTTATGTTTACGATTCGTACTCATCTATGCAACCCGAGTTTAGGTTTCATGAGAACCTGGAACAGGTTAGTGATTCGTTGTCGGAATTTTCTTTAGCTAGTGACTATGGCTTGTTTGTAAAATATGGGAACAACCCGAAAAATAGTCTTGATAGAACTGCTAATTATGAACCCTACTAG
- the LOC121209408 gene encoding ubiquitin carboxyl-terminal hydrolase 15 isoform X2 codes for MLEPREADIPALFLVLVVLPLVAYFLLGKWSEASKKQEQISLLAQLAAEEALRAETMAAASVIPLVPSSKNGLHACAWCFGPATTRCSRCKAVKYCSGRCQIIHWRQVHKQECLQLESTSSSSSPSVASFGESALLGDNVNSQFFGDCSMVDSSQVHLADMRSTEKRIPRKSNKDMLQREDATIFDSCEETSRTRASSSASNNISSKEAFIRHKLRTSGFVESQEGMLRPQNANGSTMHPRRQNASTVMHENHKHRSQCGNKSEPKSNYKFFCPPYSAKDGLSACEAENALFQSSENLVNRENGYSGESVELDCSGMTAVKECTKARSSVHSLGPKISKSPKLAAKVPGEQLCPEMGRKGQIPNELISGMTGAIPAQGTNGAASSGIMEMMGLKKSTKPARSSFSALCGERRKKIKMLFPYEEFVKFFQCEAFDLSPRGLLNIGNSCYANAVLQCLTFTKPLSIYLLRQSHSRACYGKDWCLMCELEQHVMLLRESGGPLSSSRILSHIRSINCQMGDGSQEDAHEFLRLLVASMQSICLERLGGEHKVDPRLQETTYIQHTFGGRLRSKVKCLRCFHESERHENIMDLTLEIYGWVESLEDALTQFTTPEDLDGENMYRCGRCAGYVRARKQLCIDEAPNILTIVLKRFQEGKYGKINKCITFPDMLDMVPFMTGTGDIPPLYMLYAVVVHLDTLNASFSGHYVSYVKDLRGNWFRIDDTEVRPVSMSQVMSEGAYILFYMRSCPRIQREFTEKSIRKQVPTRHLVSKTEEPSRAAQSKSGSCSVGPKSDFSPRTAASCYNRNGNDILRQSTNGNIAEPINMEFSDATSSDWSLFTSSDEASFTTESARDSFSTVDYADASNGDTFSIFNNLSTPESSSYNTVSCRMFSTSRPYTRFALEETGYVYDSYSSMQPEFRFHENLEQVSDSLSEFSLASDYGLFVKYGNNPKNSLDRTANYEPY; via the exons ATGCTCGAGCCAAGGGAAGCTGATATACCTGCGTTGTTTCTGGTCTTGGTGGTGCTTCCTCTTGTTGCTTACTTCTTACTCGGGAAATGGAGTGAGGCTTCAAAGAAACAAGAACAGATAAGTTTACTTGCTCAGCTTGCCGCTGAAGAAGCTCTTAGAGCTGAAACAATGGCTGCTGCCAGTGTTATTCCGCTTGTTCCTTCTTCAAAGAATGGATTACATGCTTGTGCCTGGTGCTTTGGTCCTGCGACAACTCGCTGCTCGAGATGCAAGGCTGTCAAATATTG TTCTGGGAGGTGCCAGATTATTCATTGGAGGCAAGTACATAAGCAAGAGTGCCTGCAGTTAGAGAGTACAAGCTCAAGTTCATCTCCCAGTGTTGCCTCGTTTGGAGAATCTGCACTACTCGGTGACAACGTGAATTCACAGTTCTTTGG GGATTGTTCTATGGTTGATTCCTCTCAAGTCCATCTGGCTGATATGAGAAGTACAGAGAAGAGAATTCCTCGTAAATCCAACAAAGACATGTTGCAAAGAGAGGATGCAACTATATTTGATTCTTGTGAGGAAACCTCAAGGACTAGAGCTAGTAGTTCGGCATCTAATAATATTTCTTCGAAAGAGGCTTTTATAAGGCATAAG TTGAGAACTAGTGGATTTGTTGAATCACAAGAGGGTATGTTAAGGCCACAAAATGCCAATGGCTCAACTATGCATCCTCGGAGACAAAATGCAAGTAcggtcatgcatgagaatcaTAAACATCGAAGCCAATGCGGAAATAAGTCTGAACCAAAAAGCAACTATAAATTTTTCTGCCCACCATATTCTGCAAAAGATGGTCTGAGTGCATGTGAAGCTGAAAATGCCTTATTCCAGAGTTCAGAGAATTTAGTCAATCGGGAAAATGGTTATAGTGGTGAATCAGTAGAATTAGACTGTTCTGGGATGACAGCCGTGAAGGAATGCACAAAAGCTAGAAGTTCGGTGCATTCCTTAGGACCCAAAATCTCTAAATCACCTAAATTAGCAGCGAAAGTGCCCGGAGAACAATTATGTCCGGAAATGGGGAGGAAGGGACAAATTCCAAATGAATTAA TTTCGGGAATGACGGGTGCCATTCCAGCACAAGGAACCAATGGGGCAGCTAGCAGCGGAATTATGGAGATGATGGGTTTAAAGAAGTCAACAAAGCCTGCCAGGAGCAGTTTTTCTGCGCTTTGTGGCGAGAGACGGAAGAAAATAAAG ATGCTGTTTCCTTATGaagaatttgtaaaatttttccAGTGTGAAGCCTTTGACTTATCACCGAGGGGACTTCTAAATATAGGGAACAG TTGTTATGCCAATGCTGTTCTGCAGTGTTTAACCTTCACAAAGCCTCTCAGCATCTATTTGCTGCGTCAATCACATTCAAGAGCct GTTATGGGAAAGATTGGTGTCTTATGTGTGAGCTTGAACAACATGTGATGTTGTTAAGAGAGAGTGGGGGTCCCTTGTCTTCTAGTAGGATCCTTTCGCACATCCGAAGTATTAATTGTCAGATGGGTGATGGAAGCCAGGAAGATGCACATGAGTTCTTGAG ACTCCTGGTTGCTTCAATGCAATCCATATGCTTGGAGAGATTAGGTGGGGAACACAAGGTTGACCCGAGGTTGCAAGAGACGACATATATACAACATACTTTTGGTGGGCGTCTTCGATCAAAG GTAAAATGTCTACGATGTTTTCATGAGTCGGAAAGACATGAAAACATTATGGATCTTACTTTAGAGATATATGGTTGGGTTGAATCATTGGAAGATGCACTAACTCAGTTTACGACACCCGAAGATTTGGATGGCGAAAACATGTACCGGTGTGGAAG GTGTGCCGGTTATGTTCGGGCTCGTAAGCAGTTGTGCATAGATGAGGCTCCTAATATACTGACAATTGTCTTAAAGCGGTTTCAG GAGGGAAAATATGGGAAAATAAACAAGTGTATCACTTTCCCCGACATGCTCGACATGGTTCCTTTTATGACAGGAACAGGTGACATCCCCCCACTTTACATGCTTTATGCTGTCGTGGTGCATTTGGATACCCTGAATGCATCTTTTTCCGGACATTATGTGTCATATGTAAAAGATTTGCGAGGCAACTGGTTCAGGATAGATGATACAGAG GTACGTCCAGTCTCAATGAGCCAGGTGATGTCTGAGGGCGCATACATCTTATTTTACATGAG GTCATGTCCTCGTATTCAAAGAGAATTCACTGAAAAGAGCATACGGAAGCAAGTTCCTACTAGGCACCTTGTATCAAAAACGGAGGAGCCTTCACGAGCAGCACAAAGTAAATCTGGCAGCTGCTCTGTTGGCCCCAAGTCAGATTTCAGTCCCAGAACTGCTGCCAGTTGTTACAACCGCAATGGTAATGACATTCTTAGGCAGAGCACAAATGGTAACATTGCTGAACCTATTAACATGGAGTTCTCGGATGCTACATCAAGTGATTGGTCCCTTTTCACAAGCTCAGACGAGGCATCTTTCACAACGGAGAGTGCTAGAGACTCATTCAGTACCGTAGATTATGCCGATGCAAGCAATGGAGATACGTTCTCAATCTTCAATAACTTATCAACACCGGAATCCTCCTCGTACAACACGGTTTCTTGTAGAATGTTTTCTACTAGTAGACCCTATACTCGATTTGCGTTAGAGGAGACAGGTTATGTTTACGATTCGTACTCATCTATGCAACCCGAGTTTAGGTTTCATGAGAACCTGGAACAGGTTAGTGATTCGTTGTCGGAATTTTCTTTAGCTAGTGACTATGGCTTGTTTGTAAAATATGGGAACAACCCGAAAAATAGTCTTGATAGAACTGCTAATTATGAACCCTACTAG